A window of Vidua chalybeata isolate OUT-0048 chromosome 27, bVidCha1 merged haplotype, whole genome shotgun sequence contains these coding sequences:
- the TIMM13 gene encoding mitochondrial import inner membrane translocase subunit Tim13, with amino-acid sequence MESGFGSDFGSGGGGGGKLDPGLIMEQVKVQIAVANAQELLQRMTDKCFRKCIGKPGGALDNSEQKCIAMCMDRYMDSWNTVSRAYNSRLQRERANM; translated from the exons ATGGAGAGCGGCTTCGGCTCCGACTTCGGCTCcggaggaggcggcgggggcAAGCTAGACCCGGGACTCATCATGGAGCAGGTGAAGGTGCAGATCGCCGTGGCCAACGCACAGGAGCTCTTGCAG CGGATGACGGACAAGTGCTTTCGGAAGTGCATCGGGAAGCCCGGCGGCGCCTTGGACAACTCCGAGCAG AAGTGCATCGCAATGTGCATGGACCGGTACATGGACTCCTGGAACACAGTTTCGCGAGCCTACAATTCTCGGCTGCAGCGGGAGAGAGCCAACATGTGA